CGTCGCGACCTTCGGCGGCATCGACATCCTGGTCAACAACGCCTCGGCGATCCACCTGACCGGCACCACGTCGACGCCGATGAAGCGCTACGACCTGATGCACCAGATCAACACCCGCGGCACGTTCGTGTGCTCGCAGGCGTGCGTGCCGCACCTGAAGCAGGCCGCGAACCCGCACGTGCTCAACCTGTCGCCGCCGCTGAACATGGAGGCGCGCTGGTTCGCGCCGCACGTCGCCTACACGATGGCCAAGTTCGGCATGAGCATGTGCGTGCTGGGCATGGCCGAGGAGTTCCGGCGCGACGGCGTGGCGTTCAACGCGCTGTGGCCGCGCACCGCGATCGCCACCGCCGCGGTCAAGAACCTGCTCGGCGGCGACGCCGCGATGAAGGGCTCACGCTCGCCCGAGATCATGGCCGACGCGGCCTACGCGATCTTCAACCGGCCCAGCCGCGCGTGCACCGGCAACTTCTTCGTCGACGACGAGGTCCTCGCCGCCGAGGGCGTCACCGATCTGGCGAAGTACGCGATGGTGCCCGACGCCAACCTCATCCCCGACTTCTTCATCTGATGGCCGACGGCGATCCCTCCGACGAGGCCGTCGCCTTGCACGAGCGCGGCCGGACCCTGTGCGCCCAGGGCGATCTCCCGGGCGGGCTCGAGCTCCTGTTCGCGGCCTACCAGCGCGCGCCGCGCTGGCCGTACCCGCCCTACGACATGGCCTTCACCTACCTGCTGGCCGACCAGCTCGAGGAGGCCGAGCGCTGGTACAGGGTCGTCGACAAGCTGGCGCCGCGCGGCACCTTCACCGCCGAGACCTCGCTCGCGACCGTCCGCCGCGAGCGCCACGGCGACCTGCCGGGCGGGTTCAGCAAGGCCTACGCGATGCTCGAGTGGCTGCCGCCGCGCGAGCGCCGCACCGCGCTCGAGGATCTGGTGGCCGAGCTGCCCGACTTCGCGCCGGCGTGGAAGGACCTGGCGGCGCTGCTCGAGGACGACGACGCGCGCCTGGCCGCGATCGTGCGCGGCCTGGCCGCGACCCCGGACCCCGAGACCGCCGGCGTGCTGCAGGTCAACCGGGCGCTGATCCTCGACCGCCGCGGCGAGCGCGCCGAGGCCATCGCGATCGTGCGCGCGATCGTCGACGATCCCGCGGCCACGCTGGCGTCGGCGCAGTTCGCCGAGGTGGTGCTGACCCAGCTCACCGCGGCGCCGACGACGAGCTGACGCGGGCCGCCGGGCCACGGGCGCGCACGACCGCGCCCAGCGCCAGCGCCGCCAGCGATCCGACGACGAGGCCCCACGCCCAGGTCGAGGTCGTCCCGCCGGCCGCGGCCGCGAGGGCCTGGACGTCCGACGGCAAGCGGCCGTGGGGCGTGGCCGCGGTCGCGCCGAACAGCTCCTCGCGGCGCGCCAGCCAGGCCAGGCCGACGCCGAGCGCGACGACCAGCGTGGCCGGGCGCGCCACCGCGCGCGGCGCCACCGCGAGCAGCGCCAGCCCCGCGGCGCCGATCAGCGCGGCCGGCAGCGCGAACCCGCCGCGGATCCAGCCGGCCGCGCCCGCAGCGATCGTCGCCGCCACGACCATCAACGCGATCCGATCCGCGCGCGGCCAGCCCGACGCGGCCAGCAGGACCGCCCCGACCACGGCCGGCGCCAGCGGCCCGGCCGCGGCGATCACCGCCGGGCTGCCCCCGCCGTGGACCGTCACCGCGCCGCCGTCGGGCGCCAGCGCGATGGTCGCGACCGCGCCGCCGGTGACCACGACCGCCAGCGCGTGGCCGAGCTCGTGGATCACCGTCGCCAGCACCAGCACCGGGTACAGCAGGTAGCCGGCGTACGGCACCAGGTACAGCCCGGCGACCACCACCGCGATCACCCGGGCTGGGCGCGCGGCTAGCGACACTTGATCGTCGCCGGACCTCCGCCGTCGGCGACGCAGGACTTGCCGCCGCACTTCGCGGCCTTGCACGCCGCCACCTTGGACGAGAAGCACGTGCGGCCGACCACGAAGAAGCAGTCGTCGCGGCTCCCGCCGTAGCGCCAGCCGTCCCAGTCCTTGCCCTTGTTCGACACGCGCTCGGGATCCTCGGCCTCGCGCACGGCCTCGGAGCCGTGCTTGCCGGTGCGCTTGCTGGTCTTCGCGCGCGGCTCCTCGGATGGCAGCGGCGGCCCCGCGCAGGCCGCGGTGACGAACAGGATCGTGGCAGCGACCAGGCGGCGCATGGTTCGGTCAGGAATCATGCCATAGTTCGTCCCGTGGCTGCCGACGACGATCAGGTACGCGCGCGCCTGCGCGCGCTCGAGGCCGAGGTCGCCGCCACCACCGAGGTCGACCGCCAGCGCAAGGCCGACGCGCGCGAGCGCATCCTGGCCCGCCGGGCCGAGGCCGACGCGCTGCGCCGCCGCCAGGCCGAGCTGGTCGGACGACGCGCCCGCCCCACCGACGAGATCCCGGCCGAGCCCAGCGAGGCCGTCGATCGGCGCCCGCGCCGGCGACCTCGAGCGGGCGATGGTCCTGGCGCGCAAGGCCGGCGACGTCAAGGCCGAGCTGGCCCGGCCGACCAAGGCCGGCGAGAAGTCGTGGCTGATCTCGTCGGCGCTGTCGTTCTTCTTCGGGCCGCTCGGCTGGCTCTACGCCGGGTCGCTGCGCGAGACCATCCCGGTCGCGGCGGTGTACGTGATGGTCGCCGGCATCGTCTCCAAGATCCTGCCGGCGTTCCTGCTGATGCCGGTGCTGATGGTGCTGCTGCCGCTGTCGGGCATCGCCGGGCTGGTCTACGCGATCGGCCACAACCGGGCCGGCAAGCGCATCAAGCTGTTCGGCGACGACGACGGCAAAGACTCGCGCGCGGGCCGGCTGCTCGGCCGCGGCAAGTCCGGCGACAAGCGCTAACGGCGGCGGCGGCGGCGACGGCGGACGATCAGCGCGAGCACCAGCACGCCGAGCGCGCCGACCCCGAGCCCGACCAGCGCGATCGCGTCGGCGCCGACCGTCGCGATCCGGTGCACGCCGACGATCGGGCCGACCGCCGCGACCAGCGCGAGCCCGGTCGTGTCGATCACCTCGCCGAGGCGGGCGTAGGGGCAGCGCGTACCAGCGCACCAGCATCGTCACCACGCCGCACGCCCCGGTCCAGGCCAGCGTGTCGACGACGACGTCGTCGGTCGGCAGCCCCGTCACGACCGCCAGGCCCGCCGCCGCGGCGACGATCAGCGCCGGGCCGACCAGCCAGTCCGGCAGGGACAGCGCGCTCAGCAGATCCTCGGCGGCCACGCCCCGATGGTAGCGCACGGACCGCCCCTGACTGACCGCCGACGTCGCTGTCCCGCCTACACCGTGCGCTGTCCAAGCCGTGCACAGCGGCGCGGGTCGCCCATGGACTCCCGCGCAGTTGCACCTGCGCGCGGTGGGCCTGCGCTGGTACCTGGGCGTCGGCGGCTGACCCGCGGTCGGCGTCGGGCGCGGGTGTGGTTCCTTGCCCGATCGGCCGGGATTGGGCCTCTGCGGCTCCCGCTGGCCGCCGGGACGTGGCAAGGTCCGCGACCCGTGAAAGAACCACTGCCCGAGCGCTTCGACGACCTCGGCCTCATCGATCCGATCGCGCGCGCGGTGCGAGAGCAAGGCTACGAGCGTCCGACCCCGATCCAGGCCCGCGCCATCCCCCACCTGCTCGAGGGCCGCGACCTGCTGGGCCTGGCCCAGACCGGCACCGGCAAGACCGCGGCGTTCGCGCTGCCGATCCTGCAGCGCCTGGTGACGCCGACCCCGCCGGCGCTGCGCGGGCCGCGGCCGATCCGCGTGCTGATCCTGACGCCGACCCGCGAGCTGGC
This genomic window from Myxococcales bacterium contains:
- a CDS encoding NAD(P)-dependent oxidoreductase, translated to MSLRGKTLFVTGASRGIGLAIALRAARDGANVAVVAKTAEPDPRLPGTVYSAAAEIEAAGGKALPCVVDIRHEDQVAAAVAKTVATFGGIDILVNNASAIHLTGTTSTPMKRYDLMHQINTRGTFVCSQACVPHLKQAANPHVLNLSPPLNMEARWFAPHVAYTMAKFGMSMCVLGMAEEFRRDGVAFNALWPRTAIATAAVKNLLGGDAAMKGSRSPEIMADAAYAIFNRPSRACTGNFFVDDEVLAAEGVTDLAKYAMVPDANLIPDFFI
- a CDS encoding M50 family metallopeptidase — translated: MSLAARPARVIAVVVAGLYLVPYAGYLLYPVLVLATVIHELGHALAVVVTGGAVATIALAPDGGAVTVHGGGSPAVIAAAGPLAPAVVGAVLLAASGWPRADRIALMVVAATIAAGAAGWIRGGFALPAALIGAAGLALLAVAPRAVARPATLVVALGVGLAWLARREELFGATAATPHGRLPSDVQALAAAAGGTTSTWAWGLVVGSLAALALGAVVRARGPAARVSSSSAPR